In Tissierellales bacterium, the DNA window GAAAGTTTTTCGACTTCCAATATTCCATCTAGATCCTGCTCCATCATCTCTCTAATTTCCATGTTTTTCATCGTACTCTCTCTCAGCTTGAGACTTTCTAAGATAATTAGGAACCAATTCTAAATGAGTTTGTATCTTGCCTTCTTTTATCCTATCTGCAGCTACCTCTGCTACAGATGATGCTTTTGGCATATTTACATAAGCTCTTGCAAACACTGCCTTGCCATCAATTCCACTTTCAAATCTATCTCTAAATTTTATGCTTCCATCTCCGCAAAAATAAACTATATCCTCAGACTTTAATCTCTCTATCAAATCATCAATTTGCATAACATCTTGATCCATTACAATCTCTAATTTGTTATTTTCCCATCTATATATAGCTGTGAACACTCTATCTCTTCTCGCATCCATTATCGGAACTATAATTCCATCCACATATGGTAGGTTATATGCAAGTGCTTCCATAGCAGGAATTCCAACTAC includes these proteins:
- the tsaB gene encoding tRNA (adenosine(37)-N6)-threonylcarbamoyltransferase complex dimerization subunit type 1 TsaB, with translation MLVLAIDTSSVVATCALWEEGRLVNERVSNSKMTHSQTLMPMIEEMMRESELEIESVDYFAVVTGPGSFTGLRIGVATAKALAHALGKSVVGIPAMEALAYNLPYVDGIIVPIMDARRDRVFTAIYRWENNKLEIVMDQDVMQIDDLIERLKSEDIVYFCGDGSIKFRDRFESGIDGKAVFARAYVNMPKASSVAEVAADRIKEGKIQTHLELVPNYLRKSQAEREYDEKHGN